From the genome of Bradyrhizobium sp. ORS 278:
GCGCCGGGGGATCCCGCCGTCGTGATGGCCGGCGAAGCCGGCGCGTCCGACCAGATGTTCGTCGCGCAGCTGCGGGAAAAATTCGGCCTCGACCGTCCGCTGCCGGAGCAGCTGCTCATTTACATCAAGGGCATCGCCAGCCTCGATCTCGGCTTCTCGTTCCGCCAGCAGGCGCCGGTCGCCAAGCTGATCGTCGAGCGGCTTCCGGCGACGCTGCTGCTGACGCTCTCTGCATTCGCGATCTCGCTCGTGCTCGGCGTCCTGTTCGGTGCGCTGGCGGCAAGGTTCGCCGGCACCTTCCTCGATACGGCAATCACCGTGCTCGCGCTGATCTTTTACGCGACGCCGCTGTTCTGGATCGCGCTGATCGCGATCCTGCTGTTCTCCGTCTGGGTCGATTGGCTGCCGAGCTTCGGCTACGAGACCGTTGGCGCCGGCTACACCGGCCTGCGCCACGCGCTCGACGTCGGCGCGCATCTGGTGATGCCCGCAGCGACGCTCGGCCTGTTCTTCATGGCGACCTACACCCGCATGACCCGCGCCTCGATGCTCGAGGTGAAACGGCTCGACTTCGTCAAGACCGCGCGCGCCAAGGGCCTGCGCGACGGCGTCATCCTGCGGCGTCACGTGCTGCGCAACGCGCTGCTGCCGGTGGTGACATTGGCCGGCGTCCACGCCGGCACCCTGGTCGGCGGCGCCGTGCTGACGGAGACCGTGTTCGCCTGGCCCGGCATCGGCAGGCTGATGTACGACGCGCTGATTCAGCGCGACTACAATCTCCTGCTTGGCGTGTTCGTGGTCTCCTCGGCCATGGTGCTGATCTTCAACCTGGTCACCGACCTCGTCT
Proteins encoded in this window:
- a CDS encoding ABC transporter permease is translated as MLSFIVQRVAKGVIVLLAIVVLNFFLIRLAPGDPAVVMAGEAGASDQMFVAQLREKFGLDRPLPEQLLIYIKGIASLDLGFSFRQQAPVAKLIVERLPATLLLTLSAFAISLVLGVLFGALAARFAGTFLDTAITVLALIFYATPLFWIALIAILLFSVWVDWLPSFGYETVGAGYTGLRHALDVGAHLVMPAATLGLFFMATYTRMTRASMLEVKRLDFVKTARAKGLRDGVILRRHVLRNALLPVVTLAGVHAGTLVGGAVLTETVFAWPGIGRLMYDALIQRDYNLLLGVFVVSSAMVLIFNLVTDLVYRLVDPRIEYAS